Proteins from a single region of Fusobacterium gonidiaformans ATCC 25563:
- a CDS encoding restriction endonuclease subunit S — protein sequence MPKTMFDNHGEVLAIHYGHIYTKYNIFVKEPIVKVSMENAKNLKKVKKGNLVIAKTSENLDDVMKTVAYLGEDEVVTGGHSAIFRHGANPKYLSYVFNGADYFIKQKNKLAHGVKVIELSTTDMEKFQILIPPIHIQEYIVSILDKFDMLTNDLTQGLPREIELRQKQYEYYREKLFDFLKNN from the coding sequence ATGCCAAAAACTATGTTTGACAATCATGGAGAAGTGCTTGCGATACATTACGGACATATCTATACCAAATATAATATTTTTGTAAAAGAACCAATCGTAAAAGTGAGTATGGAGAATGCTAAGAATTTGAAAAAAGTGAAAAAAGGAAATCTTGTAATAGCAAAAACATCTGAAAATCTTGATGACGTTATGAAAACAGTGGCATATTTAGGGGAGGATGAAGTTGTTACAGGAGGACATTCTGCTATTTTTAGACATGGAGCAAATCCTAAATATTTATCTTATGTATTTAATGGAGCCGATTATTTTATCAAACAAAAAAATAAGTTAGCACATGGTGTAAAGGTAATCGAATTATCTACAACAGATATGGAAAAATTTCAAATTCTTATTCCTCCGATTCACATTCAGGAATATATCGTATCTATCTTGGATAAATTTGATATGTTAACAAATGATTTAACTCAAGGCTTGCCAAGAGAGATTGAGTTAAGACAAAAGCAATACGAGTATTATCGAGAAAAATTATTCGATTTTTTAAAAAATAATTAG
- a CDS encoding restriction endonuclease subunit S: MKKFEELLKNEKVEWKKIGDIITKFSEKQRNKVNLKLVYTVSKEYGLISSKEYWKNKERREDYTVYSEDLSNYNIIKKNMFAYNPARLNIGSIDCLFDREEGILSPMYTIFSIDEEIINSKYLLYFIKSPKILKIINDKKEEGARFRFDFNRWKKIEIPIPSLETQEKIVKILDNFTNYVTELQAELQAELQARVKQYQYYRDMLLSEGYLRKISEERFLKTNSVIEIYKLNEVVEIKRGKRLVKSQLSELEKYPVFQNSLIPLGYYKDKNFEGNKTCIISAGAAGDIFYQAEDFWAADDVFVLSPSKKIVDKYLYYFLLSKQEFIKSKVRKASIPRLSRDEVEKIDVLIPSLELQNKIVEVLDKFQSLLSDTKGLLPQEIEQRQKQYEYYREKLLTFEVKCDTRHDTTRHDTTRHDT, translated from the coding sequence ATGAAAAAATTTGAAGAATTATTGAAAAATGAAAAAGTGGAATGGAAGAAAATAGGAGATATAATAACTAAGTTTTCTGAAAAGCAAAGAAACAAAGTTAATTTAAAATTAGTATATACAGTCAGTAAAGAATATGGTTTGATATCTTCTAAAGAGTATTGGAAAAATAAAGAAAGAAGAGAAGACTATACAGTGTATAGTGAAGATCTGTCAAATTATAATATTATAAAAAAAAATATGTTTGCATATAATCCAGCTAGATTAAACATAGGTTCAATAGATTGTTTATTTGATAGAGAAGAAGGAATTTTAAGTCCAATGTATACTATTTTTAGTATTGATGAAGAAATAATAAATTCTAAATATTTATTATATTTTATAAAATCTCCTAAAATATTAAAAATAATAAATGATAAGAAGGAGGAAGGGGCGAGATTCAGATTTGATTTTAATAGATGGAAAAAGATTGAAATCCCAATTCCCTCTTTGGAAACTCAAGAAAAAATTGTAAAAATACTTGACAATTTTACAAATTATGTTACGGAGCTACAAGCGGAGCTACAAGCGGAGCTACAAGCGAGAGTAAAACAGTATCAATATTATAGAGATATGCTTTTGAGTGAAGGTTATTTGAGAAAAATTTCTGAGGAAAGATTTTTAAAGACCAATTCTGTAATAGAAATCTATAAGCTAAATGAAGTAGTTGAAATAAAAAGGGGAAAACGATTAGTAAAGAGTCAGCTAAGTGAATTAGAAAAATATCCTGTATTTCAAAATAGTCTAATTCCCTTAGGTTACTACAAAGATAAAAACTTTGAAGGGAATAAAACTTGTATTATCAGTGCAGGTGCTGCTGGAGATATTTTTTATCAGGCAGAAGATTTTTGGGCAGCTGATGATGTTTTTGTTTTAAGTCCTTCTAAGAAGATTGTCGATAAATATTTATATTATTTTCTTTTAAGTAAGCAAGAATTTATAAAATCAAAAGTAAGAAAAGCAAGTATTCCAAGACTTTCTAGAGATGAAGTAGAAAAAATAGATGTTTTAATACCTTCCTTAGAGTTGCAAAATAAAATTGTGGAGGTTTTAGATAAATTTCAATCTCTTCTTTCAGATACTAAAGGATTACTACCACAAGAAATTGAACAAAGACAAAAACAATATGAATATTATCGAGAAAAACTCTTGACATTTGAAGTGAAATGTGATACACGACACGACACGACACGACACGACACGACACGACACGACACGTAA
- a CDS encoding type I restriction-modification system subunit M has translation MNETTQRAELHRKIWAIADNVRGAVDGWDFKQYILGILFYRFISENMTDFFDSAEQEAGDLEFRYAELSDKEAEMDFRPNTVEDKGFFILPSQLFENIVKTARTNENLNTDLANIFKAIEGSAVGFASEDDIKGLFEDVDTTSNRLGSTVAEKNKRLADILTGIASINFDDFKNNDIDAFGDAYEYLISNYASNAGKSGGEFFTPQTVSKLLARLVMEGKETINKVYDPTCGSGSLLLQMKKQFEEHIIEEGFFGQEINMTNFNLARMNMSLHNINYNNFSIKRGDTLLNPLHNEEKPFDAIVSNPPYSIKWVGDADPTLINDERFAPAGKLAPKSYADYAFIMHSLSYLSSKGRAAIVCFPGIFYRKGAERTIRKYLVDNNFVDCVIQLPDNLFFGTSIATCILVMAKNKTENRVLFIDASKEFKKETNNNILEEKNINTIVEEFRNREEKEYFSRYVGREEIEDNDYNLSVSTYVEKEDIREIIDIKVLNQEIEETVRKIDSLRASINEIIKKLEEEGES, from the coding sequence ATGAATGAAACAACACAAAGAGCAGAATTACATAGAAAAATATGGGCGATTGCAGATAATGTTCGAGGTGCCGTGGACGGATGGGATTTTAAACAATATATTCTTGGGATTTTGTTCTACCGTTTTATTTCAGAAAATATGACGGATTTTTTTGATTCCGCAGAGCAAGAGGCAGGAGATTTAGAATTTCGTTATGCAGAATTGAGTGATAAAGAAGCGGAGATGGATTTTCGACCGAATACTGTGGAAGATAAAGGATTCTTTATTCTTCCCAGTCAATTGTTTGAAAATATAGTGAAAACAGCAAGAACAAATGAAAATTTAAATACGGATTTAGCGAATATTTTTAAAGCGATTGAAGGAAGTGCAGTTGGCTTTGCTTCTGAAGATGATATTAAAGGCTTATTCGAAGATGTGGATACGACAAGCAATCGTCTGGGATCAACCGTGGCGGAGAAAAATAAGAGATTGGCAGATATTTTAACAGGGATTGCAAGTATCAATTTTGATGATTTTAAGAATAATGATATTGATGCCTTTGGAGATGCTTATGAGTATTTAATTTCCAACTATGCAAGTAATGCTGGAAAATCTGGTGGGGAATTTTTTACTCCACAAACGGTTTCAAAACTATTAGCGAGACTTGTTATGGAGGGAAAAGAAACCATCAATAAAGTATATGACCCTACTTGTGGAAGTGGTTCGTTACTTCTACAAATGAAAAAGCAATTTGAAGAGCATATCATTGAAGAAGGATTTTTTGGTCAAGAAATCAATATGACAAACTTTAACTTGGCTCGTATGAATATGTCTTTGCATAATATAAATTACAATAATTTTTCCATTAAACGAGGGGATACTCTTTTGAATCCACTTCATAATGAAGAGAAGCCTTTTGATGCTATTGTTTCTAATCCACCATATTCTATTAAATGGGTAGGTGATGCAGATCCTACTTTGATAAATGACGAAAGATTTGCTCCGGCAGGAAAGTTAGCTCCTAAATCTTATGCTGACTATGCTTTTATTATGCATTCTTTGAGTTATTTATCCAGTAAAGGAAGAGCGGCTATTGTTTGTTTTCCCGGTATTTTTTATCGGAAAGGAGCAGAAAGAACAATTCGGAAGTATTTAGTCGATAATAATTTTGTGGATTGTGTGATTCAACTTCCAGACAACTTATTTTTTGGAACTTCGATTGCTACTTGCATTTTAGTGATGGCTAAGAATAAGACAGAGAATAGAGTTTTATTTATTGATGCAAGTAAGGAGTTTAAAAAAGAAACCAATAATAATATTTTAGAAGAAAAGAATATAAATACCATTGTAGAAGAATTTAGAAATCGAGAAGAAAAAGAATATTTTTCTAGATATGTAGGGAGAGAGGAAATAGAGGACAATGACTATAATCTTTCGGTATCTACCTATGTAGAAAAAGAAGATATCAGAGAAATTATAGATATAAAAGTACTAAACCAAGAAATTGAAGAAACGGTTCGAAAAATTGATTCGTTAAGAGCTTCTATCAATGAAATTATAAAGAAATTGGAAGAAGAAGGTGAAAGTTGA
- a CDS encoding MATE family efflux transporter: protein MEKKSINRLFLEYMIPSTTGLLVTALYVIVDSIFIGRGIGQNALASLNIAYPIITVSSAISLMIGMGASTVMTLHAGKKRIRELSLSYVLFFNGFFYLFLIFLVFCFPKFLMELLGSTPEIDNMVKTYISFCSIGLIFLMISTGLNAAVRNLGSPRYAFFSMVMGALCNVILDWLFIFVCGFGIAGAAVATSLGQILSFFLLYCYLRKREIRFSFWPKRFQKQMIEKIFSVGFSSFIMEFAHAVMLVLFNKQFVKYGGEISVAAFCIVASTFYLFRMVFTGLSQGLQPILSYFYGKKDYTFVREAYQKARILSILIGMIGFLICTIWKREIMGMYHSDPDFVSLSANGLFLYVTSMIFVAFNFIVIAYYQSIGDGRRAIFFSFIRSAIFLIPYLYILPIFIGVKGIWLTLTCAEISTTILMLFFEKKNKIQLDRKLLL, encoded by the coding sequence ATGGAGAAAAAATCAATCAATCGATTATTTTTAGAATATATGATTCCTTCTACAACAGGGCTGTTAGTGACAGCCCTGTACGTTATTGTAGATAGTATTTTTATCGGGCGTGGAATCGGACAAAATGCATTAGCCTCTTTAAATATCGCTTATCCTATTATTACGGTTTCTTCTGCAATTAGCTTAATGATAGGAATGGGAGCTTCTACTGTTATGACCTTACATGCAGGGAAAAAAAGAATACGAGAGTTAAGCTTATCTTATGTTCTATTTTTTAATGGTTTTTTTTATCTTTTCCTTATTTTTTTAGTATTCTGTTTTCCAAAATTTTTGATGGAACTTTTGGGTTCTACTCCAGAAATTGATAACATGGTAAAAACTTATATTTCTTTTTGTTCTATTGGACTTATTTTTCTAATGATTTCCACAGGACTGAATGCAGCAGTCAGAAACTTAGGATCTCCAAGATATGCATTTTTTAGTATGGTAATGGGTGCCCTTTGTAATGTTATTTTAGATTGGCTTTTCATTTTTGTATGTGGTTTTGGAATTGCAGGAGCGGCTGTCGCAACTTCACTGGGGCAAATTTTGTCTTTTTTCTTATTATATTGTTATCTTCGTAAGAGAGAAATTCGTTTTTCTTTTTGGCCTAAGAGATTTCAAAAGCAGATGATAGAAAAAATTTTTTCCGTCGGTTTTTCTTCTTTTATCATGGAGTTTGCTCATGCCGTTATGCTAGTCCTATTTAACAAACAATTTGTAAAGTATGGTGGTGAAATTAGTGTCGCAGCTTTCTGTATTGTGGCAAGTACTTTTTATCTTTTTCGTATGGTATTTACCGGTTTAAGTCAAGGATTACAACCTATTCTTAGCTATTTTTATGGAAAAAAGGATTATACTTTTGTACGGGAAGCTTATCAAAAAGCAAGAATACTTTCTATTCTTATTGGAATGATTGGATTTCTTATCTGTACTATTTGGAAAAGAGAAATTATGGGGATGTATCATAGTGATCCTGATTTTGTAAGTTTATCTGCGAATGGTCTATTTTTATATGTGACATCTATGATTTTTGTAGCATTCAATTTTATTGTGATTGCTTATTATCAATCCATTGGAGATGGAAGAAGAGCAATTTTTTTCTCATTTATTCGAAGTGCTATTTTTTTAATTCCTTATCTTTATATCTTGCCTATTTTCATAGGGGTAAAAGGAATTTGGTTGACTTTGACTTGTGCAGAAATATCCACAACCATATTGATGTTATTTTTTGAAAAAAAGAATAAAATACAACTTGACAGAAAATTGCTTTTGTGA
- a CDS encoding phosphoenolpyruvate carboxykinase, which produces MKQEATINRDSIVLDFSTKFCNSHEALLESDGFRRILTTYLAKLETRDTPVYEYLLEAVGTKEEIPDRVTKLFKLLIILDLEEVHILDQKYSVLLKDKSIFIEFLEGLYNFWRKFERYAIISNNTRGEGLQNVNFIEALNNFKNLVITTYRLIEEALMGYKNRVYRQLNAGVNAGVILNGANRNCPAEYSILEKIPFIDTVILQPPFITYPKRNTRKGIFQEVFENPIKDMVINRDNWFCYPAKVGESLVFIYFNRYFMSQGLSLCNLFELAKEEEYVNKAPDIIYVYGVKDYETEMKTVFYRDKENNRMVGYANYCEDIDYFGYMKKMILTLHNIRMIEQGHLPIHGAMVNITMKSGAVHNVVIMGDSGAGKSESLEAFRSLSEEYVKDMKTIFDDMGTLKLASKAPLAYGTEIGAFVRLDDLDTGYAYKEIDRSIFMNPDKINSRIIIPISSYEEIMRGYPIDMFLYANNYEAEGDLIEFFKKKEEAIPVFKAGRRKAKGTTSETGIVDSYFANPFGPVQTQEKTDILIENFFEDMFKKGVKVGQIRTKLGIAGEEHSGPKAAATVLFEMLKPLK; this is translated from the coding sequence ATGAAGCAAGAGGCAACAATCAATAGAGATAGTATTGTATTGGATTTTAGTACTAAATTTTGTAATAGCCATGAGGCATTATTAGAAAGTGACGGTTTTCGTAGAATTTTAACCACCTATCTAGCAAAATTAGAAACAAGAGATACTCCGGTATATGAATATTTATTAGAAGCCGTGGGGACAAAAGAAGAAATTCCGGATCGAGTAACGAAGTTATTTAAGTTGTTAATTATTTTGGATTTAGAAGAAGTACATATTCTGGATCAAAAATATTCTGTTTTATTGAAAGATAAAAGTATTTTTATTGAGTTTTTAGAGGGTTTATACAATTTCTGGAGAAAATTTGAGAGATATGCTATTATTTCAAACAATACTCGTGGAGAAGGCCTACAAAATGTCAACTTTATTGAAGCTTTGAATAATTTTAAAAATTTAGTTATTACAACGTATCGATTGATAGAAGAAGCTTTGATGGGATATAAAAATCGTGTGTATAGACAATTAAATGCAGGGGTTAATGCAGGAGTTATTTTAAATGGAGCAAACAGAAATTGTCCCGCAGAATATTCTATTTTAGAAAAAATTCCATTTATAGATACTGTAATTTTGCAACCTCCTTTTATTACTTATCCGAAAAGAAATACAAGAAAGGGGATTTTCCAAGAAGTATTTGAGAATCCAATCAAGGATATGGTGATTAATCGAGATAACTGGTTTTGTTATCCCGCAAAAGTAGGAGAATCTTTAGTCTTTATTTATTTTAATCGTTATTTTATGTCACAAGGACTTTCTCTATGTAATTTATTTGAATTGGCAAAAGAAGAAGAATATGTAAATAAAGCTCCGGATATTATCTATGTATATGGAGTAAAAGATTATGAGACAGAAATGAAAACTGTTTTTTACAGAGATAAAGAAAATAATAGAATGGTAGGATATGCGAATTACTGTGAAGATATTGACTACTTCGGCTATATGAAGAAGATGATTTTAACCCTACATAATATTCGTATGATAGAGCAAGGACATTTACCAATTCATGGTGCTATGGTAAATATTACTATGAAAAGTGGAGCAGTACATAATGTCGTGATTATGGGAGATAGTGGAGCAGGAAAATCAGAATCTCTAGAAGCATTCCGAAGTTTGAGTGAAGAGTATGTGAAAGATATGAAAACAATTTTTGATGATATGGGAACTTTAAAGCTAGCTTCTAAAGCACCTTTAGCTTATGGAACCGAAATCGGAGCTTTTGTAAGACTAGATGATTTAGATACAGGTTATGCGTATAAGGAAATCGATAGAAGTATTTTCATGAATCCGGATAAGATTAACTCTCGAATTATTATTCCAATTTCTTCTTATGAAGAAATTATGAGAGGATATCCAATTGACATGTTTCTATATGCAAATAACTATGAAGCAGAAGGAGATTTGATAGAATTCTTTAAAAAGAAAGAAGAAGCAATTCCAGTTTTTAAGGCAGGGCGAAGAAAAGCAAAAGGAACTACATCAGAAACAGGAATTGTAGATTCCTATTTTGCAAATCCATTTGGACCGGTACAAACTCAGGAAAAGACAGATATTTTAATTGAAAATTTCTTTGAAGATATGTTTAAAAAAGGAGTTAAGGTTGGACAAATTAGAACAAAGTTGGGAATTGCCGGAGAAGAACATTCAGGGCCAAAAGCAGCGGCAACAGTTTTATTTGAAATGTTAAAACCTTTAAAATAA
- a CDS encoding ABC transporter ATP-binding protein, translated as MKSREYSTKELIARFLPYFSKYKHILLFDLTCAAFTTLCDLALPLILRFITQTGMKDLSLLSIQLILQLGALYIVLRLVDTSANYFMANVGHVMGAKIETDMRRDVFNHLQGLSYSFYNENKSGQILTRVTTDLFDVTEFAHHCPEEFFIAGIKILISFIILININVPLTLLLFAMIPLMILSVYKFNQKMRNAQKDQRNHIGEINSGIENNILGAKVVKSFANEEIEKEKFEVQNQQFLGIKKVFYKYMASFHAVSRLYDGLMYVTVIILGGIFMLQGKLSPADLFLYALYISTLLSTVKRIVEFMEQFQKGMTGIERFLELMDTETDVEDSENAKSVNNVKGDIAFEEVGFRYQSTGESVLEHLNFSIEAGKNIAIVGPSGVGKTTICNLIPRFYDVTEGVIYLDGTNIKELKVQDLRQNIGIVQQDVYLFSGTVFENIEYGKPGASLKEIERAAKLAGAYEFIDALPEKFNTYIGERGTKLSGGQKQRISIARVFLKNPPILILDEATSALDNQSEKIVQTSLELLSKGRTTITIAHRLSTIMNADEILVLTEQGIVEKGKHQELLDRHGFYHELYYGNQWSQK; from the coding sequence ATGAAAAGTAGAGAGTATTCGACCAAAGAATTGATAGCAAGATTTTTACCGTATTTTTCAAAATACAAACATATTTTATTATTCGATTTGACTTGTGCAGCGTTTACTACCTTGTGCGATTTGGCTTTGCCCTTAATTTTACGTTTTATAACACAGACAGGAATGAAAGATTTATCTTTGTTGAGTATACAACTTATTCTACAATTAGGAGCACTTTATATAGTATTACGATTAGTGGATACCTCTGCTAATTATTTTATGGCAAATGTAGGACATGTGATGGGAGCAAAGATAGAAACGGATATGAGACGAGATGTTTTTAATCATTTGCAAGGTTTGTCATATTCTTTTTATAATGAGAATAAAAGTGGACAGATTTTAACAAGGGTAACGACTGACTTATTTGATGTTACAGAGTTTGCCCATCATTGTCCGGAAGAATTTTTTATTGCAGGGATTAAAATTTTAATTTCTTTTATTATCTTAATCAATATCAATGTGCCATTGACTTTGTTGTTATTTGCAATGATTCCTCTTATGATTTTATCTGTTTATAAATTTAATCAGAAGATGAGAAATGCACAAAAAGATCAAAGAAATCATATAGGAGAAATCAATTCCGGAATTGAAAATAATATTTTAGGTGCAAAAGTTGTAAAATCTTTTGCGAATGAAGAGATTGAAAAAGAGAAGTTTGAAGTACAAAATCAGCAATTTTTAGGAATCAAAAAAGTATTTTATAAATATATGGCCTCTTTTCATGCTGTATCTAGATTGTATGACGGTTTAATGTATGTTACCGTTATTATTCTTGGTGGTATTTTTATGCTGCAAGGGAAATTAAGTCCTGCTGATTTATTTTTATATGCTCTTTATATTTCAACTCTATTGTCAACAGTTAAGAGAATTGTAGAATTTATGGAGCAATTTCAAAAAGGGATGACAGGGATTGAGAGATTTTTAGAGCTTATGGATACAGAAACGGATGTTGAAGACTCTGAAAATGCAAAATCTGTAAATAATGTAAAAGGAGATATTGCATTTGAAGAAGTAGGCTTTCGTTATCAATCAACAGGGGAAAGTGTTCTAGAACATTTAAATTTTTCGATAGAAGCAGGTAAAAATATTGCTATTGTAGGTCCATCTGGAGTTGGAAAAACAACAATTTGTAATTTAATTCCTCGTTTCTATGATGTAACAGAGGGAGTAATCTATTTAGATGGAACAAATATCAAAGAATTGAAAGTACAGGATTTAAGACAAAACATTGGGATTGTACAACAAGATGTCTATCTATTTTCGGGAACCGTCTTTGAAAATATTGAATATGGAAAACCGGGGGCTAGCTTAAAGGAAATAGAACGAGCAGCAAAATTAGCAGGAGCTTATGAGTTTATTGATGCTTTACCTGAAAAGTTTAATACTTATATTGGAGAAAGAGGAACCAAATTATCCGGGGGACAAAAGCAAAGAATCAGTATTGCTAGAGTTTTTCTAAAAAATCCGCCTATTTTGATTTTAGACGAAGCAACTTCTGCTTTAGATAATCAAAGTGAAAAAATTGTTCAGACTTCTTTGGAATTATTGTCAAAGGGCAGAACAACCATTACGATTGCACACAGATTGAGTACTATTATGAATGCAGATGAAATTTTAGTATTAACGGAGCAAGGAATTGTTGAGAAAGGGAAACATCAAGAATTATTAGATCGTCATGGATTTTATCATGAATTATATTACGGAAATCAATGGTCACAAAAATAA
- a CDS encoding VOC family protein, which produces MKFQFIHENFNVMDLEKSLKFYEEALGLKEGRRKEAADGSYILVYLRDGITDFELELTWLKDRSENYDLGDEEFHLAFRVDDYEAAYKKHKEMGCIAYENPSMGIYFITDPDGYWLEIVPTRK; this is translated from the coding sequence ATGAAATTTCAATTTATTCATGAGAATTTTAATGTCATGGACTTAGAAAAAAGTTTAAAATTTTATGAGGAAGCTTTGGGTTTAAAAGAAGGAAGAAGAAAGGAAGCAGCAGATGGAAGTTATATCCTTGTGTATTTGCGAGATGGTATTACAGACTTTGAACTAGAATTGACTTGGTTAAAAGATAGAAGTGAAAACTATGACTTAGGAGATGAAGAATTCCATTTGGCATTTCGAGTAGATGACTATGAGGCTGCTTATAAAAAACATAAAGAAATGGGCTGTATCGCATACGAAAATCCTAGTATGGGAATTTATTTTATTACAGACCCTGATGGATATTGGTTGGAAATTGTTCCGACTCGAAAATAG
- a CDS encoding dihydrolipoyl dehydrogenase family protein, giving the protein MKKYDVIVIGTGAGNILTDAALDSGLKVAQIEKDKFGGTCLTKGCIPTKVMVTAADMIRNNEEVHKIGVESQPMKINWEVLSRRVWQKIDESKEIVEEYKQEKNLDVYEGRAFFVRDKVLQVEYNQGGFSEEITADIIVLAAGARSRRIKLQGMETTSYLTSEDIFGASWPQKSYKSLIIVGAGAIGTEFAHAFSSFGTKVTVVQFEDRLLPKMDKDISKYLGERFADLGIKVHYNQISKKIMKKDGEKVLQIEDKITGEIKELKAEEILVAAGVVPNTDLLELSNTSIQMNAQGWIRTNEFLETSVEGVYAIGDINGHGQLRHKANYEADILVHNLFPEALPPGQVAEGMKPERRFARFEYIPSVTYTYPQVSSIGLSEEEARKQASEKGWDIRVGYHHYSSTAKGYAMGFEPGDKEDGFIKVIIDAKSKYILGVHIIGAEAGILLQPYASLLGSGRIEHLVYEQEIGSEETKKARATDYSRYLDPHKVTSITEAMTAHPALTELVMWTQYFVPMK; this is encoded by the coding sequence ATGAAAAAATATGATGTAATTGTAATTGGGACAGGAGCAGGAAATATTCTAACAGATGCAGCTTTGGACTCAGGACTCAAAGTGGCACAGATTGAAAAAGATAAATTTGGAGGGACTTGCTTAACAAAGGGATGTATTCCGACAAAAGTGATGGTAACGGCTGCAGACATGATTCGAAATAATGAAGAAGTTCATAAAATTGGGGTTGAATCACAGCCTATGAAAATAAATTGGGAAGTACTGAGTCGAAGAGTTTGGCAAAAAATTGATGAAAGTAAAGAGATTGTAGAAGAATATAAGCAAGAAAAGAATTTAGATGTTTACGAAGGAAGAGCTTTTTTTGTTCGAGATAAAGTTTTACAAGTGGAATACAATCAAGGTGGTTTTAGTGAGGAAATAACTGCGGATATTATTGTATTGGCAGCCGGAGCGAGAAGTCGAAGAATAAAATTACAAGGAATGGAAACGACTTCTTATCTTACAAGTGAAGATATTTTTGGAGCTTCTTGGCCCCAAAAATCTTATAAAAGTCTGATTATTGTAGGAGCTGGAGCCATTGGAACAGAGTTTGCTCATGCTTTTTCTTCTTTTGGAACAAAGGTAACAGTAGTGCAATTTGAAGACAGATTGCTTCCTAAGATGGATAAGGATATTTCCAAATATTTAGGAGAACGTTTTGCAGATTTAGGAATTAAAGTACATTACAATCAAATTTCTAAAAAAATAATGAAGAAAGATGGAGAAAAAGTATTACAAATTGAGGATAAAATCACAGGAGAAATAAAAGAGTTAAAAGCAGAAGAAATCTTAGTCGCTGCAGGTGTAGTTCCAAATACTGATTTATTGGAGTTATCAAATACCTCTATTCAAATGAATGCACAGGGGTGGATTCGTACCAATGAGTTTTTAGAAACTTCGGTAGAGGGAGTCTATGCCATAGGAGATATCAATGGACATGGGCAGTTAAGACATAAGGCAAATTACGAAGCGGATATTTTAGTACATAATTTATTTCCGGAAGCTCTCCCTCCAGGACAAGTGGCAGAGGGAATGAAACCGGAAAGAAGATTTGCTCGTTTTGAATACATTCCTTCTGTGACCTATACTTATCCGCAGGTATCTTCGATTGGACTTTCAGAAGAGGAAGCAAGGAAACAAGCTTCGGAAAAAGGTTGGGATATTCGAGTGGGCTATCATCATTACTCAAGTACTGCAAAAGGCTATGCTATGGGATTTGAACCTGGTGATAAGGAAGATGGATTTATTAAGGTTATTATTGATGCCAAAAGTAAATATATTTTAGGAGTACATATTATTGGAGCAGAGGCGGGAATTTTATTACAACCTTATGCAAGTTTGCTTGGCTCCGGAAGAATAGAACACTTAGTCTATGAACAAGAAATTGGCTCCGAAGAAACGAAAAAAGCTAGAGCAACAGATTATAGCCGCTATTTAGATCCACATAAGGTCACGAGTATTACGGAAGCTATGACAGCTCATCCAGCATTAACGGAATTAGTGATGTGGACACAGTATTTTGTGCCTATGAAATAA
- a CDS encoding glutaredoxin family protein, whose product MKKLYMFVTSWCPHCKNAKNWIQELKAENPKYETIPLEIIDEEKEVNKVNELNFDYYYVPTFFLEDEKLHEGVPSKEIVKSVLDKALQS is encoded by the coding sequence ATGAAAAAATTATATATGTTCGTTACTTCATGGTGCCCACATTGTAAAAATGCAAAAAATTGGATTCAAGAATTAAAAGCTGAAAACCCAAAATATGAAACAATACCTTTAGAAATCATTGATGAAGAAAAAGAAGTAAATAAAGTAAATGAGCTAAATTTTGACTACTACTATGTCCCTACTTTTTTCTTAGAAGATGAAAAACTACACGAGGGAGTTCCTAGCAAAGAAATTGTAAAGTCTGTTTTAGATAAAGCTTTACAAAGTTAA